A region from the Rosa rugosa chromosome 6, drRosRugo1.1, whole genome shotgun sequence genome encodes:
- the LOC133718106 gene encoding nuclear transcription factor Y subunit B-1-like: MAEAPTSPAGGSHESGGEQSPQNGSSSNVREQDRYLPIANISRIMKKALPQNGKIAKDAKDTVQECVSEFISFVTSEASDKCQKEKRKTINGDDLLWAMATLGFEDYIEPLRIYLARYREVITI; encoded by the exons ATGGCGGAGGCACCGACGAGTCCGGCCGGCGGGAGCCACGAGAGCGGCGGCGAGCAGAGCCCGCAGAACGGGAGCAGCAGCAACGTGAGGGAGCAGGACAGGTACCTCCCAATCGCGAACATCAGTCGGATTATGAAGAAGGCGCTGCCGCAAAACGGCAAGATCGCCAAGGACGCTAAGGACACTGTGCAGGAATGCGTCTCCGAATTCATCAGCTTCGTCACCAGCGA GGCCAGCGATAAGTGCcagaaggagaagaggaagacGATTAACGGTGACGATTTGCTGTGGGCGATGGCTACGTTAGGGTTTGAGGACTATATTGAGCCGCTCAGGATTTACTTGGCTAGGTACAGGGAGGTAATTACTATTTAA
- the LOC133715504 gene encoding uncharacterized protein LOC133715504 isoform X2 has product MTTTPLRFLLTNGVVSNPANTPPVTTFLETHPGAYTTTRTHNNASFVLFWERHLKRLAESVRILYNADPQLLFGPNKTSLPLPSSLAANSLLLQSKVNDSMKKVLPIALEGRSDGEELSITTLVSGNLGKLGESGDLEPLDVSLYVGIYVPSVFGVRGNGAQLAVVGRGRDVAAAKYSDWVRIRKSLERLRPPSGTELLLSNDGDRILEGSLSNFFVVRRKDDNEAKDKTIHCFEVQTAPISKGVLPGIIRQLVIEVCLSKGIPFREVAPLWSEHEFWEEAFITNSLRLMQHAEIVRAPSSWESLHGNSWKDISWKVKQFEEGPGMITTILQKEIMEKAISEGYSLS; this is encoded by the exons ATGACGACTACTCCTCTCAGGTTCTTGCTCACCAACGGCGTCGTCTCCAACCCTGCCAACACTCCTCCGGTCACCACCTTCCTCGAGACCCACCCAG GGGCTTACACGACGACTCGCACTCACAACAACGCCTCATTCGTGTTGTTTTGGGAGAGGCACTTGAAAAGGCTCGCGGAGTCCGTGAGAATCCTGTACAATGCCGATCCTCAGCTTCTTTTCGGACCCAACAAGACTTCGCTTCCATTACCGTCGTCTCTTGCAGCCAATTCTCTTTTGCTCCAGTCAAAGGTCAATGATTCGATGAAAAAAGTGCTGCCAATTGCTTTGGAGGGGAGGAGTGACGGGGAGGAACTGTCGATTACTACTTTGGTCAGCGGCAATTTGGGGAAATTGGGTGAGAGTGGGGACTTGGAGCCTCTTGATGTGAGCCTTTATGTTGGGATTTATGTGCCTTCTGTGTTTGGTGTCAGAGGAAACGGTGCGCAGTTGGCTGTGGTGGGTCGTGGGAGAGATGTTGCTGCTGCTAAGTACTCGGATTGGGTGAG GATTAGGAAGTCTTTGGAGAGGTTGAGGCCGCCCTCAGGGACCGAGCTCTTGTTGTCCAATGATGGTGATCGGATTCTTGAAGGCAGCCTGTCAAACTTCTTTGTGGTCCGCCGAAAG GATGACAATGAAGCTAAAGACAAAACTATCCACTGTTTTGAAGTACAGACAGCTCCTATTAGCAAGGGTGTCCTACCAGGAATTATACGCCAACTAGTCATTGA AGTATGCTTGAGCAAAGGAATCCCTTTTCGAGAAGTTGCACCACTGTGGTCAGAGCATGAATTTTGGGAAGAGGCGTTCATTACAA ATAGCTTAAGACTTATGCAGCATGCGGAGATTGTTCGTGCTCCTAGTTCATGGGAATCACTGCATGGTAATTCATGGAAGGACATATCTTGGAAAGTGAAGCAGTTTGAG GAGGGTCCTGGAATGATTACTACAATACTCCAG AAGGAGATCATGGAAAAAGCAATTTCAGAAGGATACTCTTTGAGTTGA
- the LOC133715504 gene encoding uncharacterized protein LOC133715504 isoform X1, with translation MTTTPLRFLLTNGVVSNPANTPPVTTFLETHPGAYTTTRTHNNASFVLFWERHLKRLAESVRILYNADPQLLFGPNKTSLPLPSSLAANSLLLQSKVNDSMKKVLPIALEGRSDGEELSITTLVSGNLGKLGESGDLEPLDVSLYVGIYVPSVFGVRGNGAQLAVVGRGRDVAAAKYSDWVRIRKSLERLRPPSGTELLLSNDGDRILEGSLSNFFVVRRKLLFQDDNEAKDKTIHCFEVQTAPISKGVLPGIIRQLVIEVCLSKGIPFREVAPLWSEHEFWEEAFITNSLRLMQHAEIVRAPSSWESLHGNSWKDISWKVKQFEEGPGMITTILQKEIMEKAISEGYSLS, from the exons ATGACGACTACTCCTCTCAGGTTCTTGCTCACCAACGGCGTCGTCTCCAACCCTGCCAACACTCCTCCGGTCACCACCTTCCTCGAGACCCACCCAG GGGCTTACACGACGACTCGCACTCACAACAACGCCTCATTCGTGTTGTTTTGGGAGAGGCACTTGAAAAGGCTCGCGGAGTCCGTGAGAATCCTGTACAATGCCGATCCTCAGCTTCTTTTCGGACCCAACAAGACTTCGCTTCCATTACCGTCGTCTCTTGCAGCCAATTCTCTTTTGCTCCAGTCAAAGGTCAATGATTCGATGAAAAAAGTGCTGCCAATTGCTTTGGAGGGGAGGAGTGACGGGGAGGAACTGTCGATTACTACTTTGGTCAGCGGCAATTTGGGGAAATTGGGTGAGAGTGGGGACTTGGAGCCTCTTGATGTGAGCCTTTATGTTGGGATTTATGTGCCTTCTGTGTTTGGTGTCAGAGGAAACGGTGCGCAGTTGGCTGTGGTGGGTCGTGGGAGAGATGTTGCTGCTGCTAAGTACTCGGATTGGGTGAG GATTAGGAAGTCTTTGGAGAGGTTGAGGCCGCCCTCAGGGACCGAGCTCTTGTTGTCCAATGATGGTGATCGGATTCTTGAAGGCAGCCTGTCAAACTTCTTTGTGGTCCGCCGAAAG CTGCTTTTTCAGGATGACAATGAAGCTAAAGACAAAACTATCCACTGTTTTGAAGTACAGACAGCTCCTATTAGCAAGGGTGTCCTACCAGGAATTATACGCCAACTAGTCATTGA AGTATGCTTGAGCAAAGGAATCCCTTTTCGAGAAGTTGCACCACTGTGGTCAGAGCATGAATTTTGGGAAGAGGCGTTCATTACAA ATAGCTTAAGACTTATGCAGCATGCGGAGATTGTTCGTGCTCCTAGTTCATGGGAATCACTGCATGGTAATTCATGGAAGGACATATCTTGGAAAGTGAAGCAGTTTGAG GAGGGTCCTGGAATGATTACTACAATACTCCAG AAGGAGATCATGGAAAAAGCAATTTCAGAAGGATACTCTTTGAGTTGA
- the LOC133718299 gene encoding uncharacterized protein LOC133718299 encodes MGGFENPYTSSVSSTMAALQKRIIGRRSKPLNATVSTQEFNSFHTIDRKLFTRLVFSLGRDPTESAQVMALWMWLEHNGNEFNLVYKALMTLPNTLLNAMADESVSALNCIQSNVFPFSDSGITPDIPMLQAMSNSGVTLRFFHESRGEIASGVITLLKDVCLRVFGDLLFQPHLEKKGGDGLYNPVMGDIAQGNVQWGNDIPLYWHPQMNSANLYYLRGGFDPHKLAVQRQNLNEEMEEVLSRLNLNDHQDQEVFPQDRTIFLTFSRGFPIAENKLREFFTRRFGEIIDVICMQEAKEPLYARLVLQSASSIPVVLGGKSMVQFCIDGRHVRARKFVLRHACAGQRRD; translated from the exons ATGGGTGGTTTTGAAAACCCTTATACCTCTTCTGTTTCTTCAACAATGGCAGCTTTGCAAAAACGAATCATTGGTAGAAGATCAAAACCCCTAAATGCTACTGTCTCAACCCAAGAGTTCAACTCCTTTCACACCATTGACCGCAAGCTCTTCACCCGATTGGTGTTCAGTCTGGGCCGTGACCCGACCGAGTCGGCCCAAGTCATGGCTTTGTGGATGTGGCTGGAGCACAATGGCAACGAGTTTAACTTGGTCTACAAGGCACTGATGACTCTACCCAATACCCTTCTCAATGCTATGGCTGATGAGTCGGTTTCGGCCTTGAATTGCATTCAGAGCAATGTGTTTCCTTTCTCTGATTCAGGCATTACTCCTGACATTCCTATGCTGCAAGCCATGAGCAACAGTGGTGTCACACTCAGATTCTTTCATGAAAGCCGCGGCGAAATTGCGAGTGGAGTCATCACATTGCTTAAAGATGTTTGCTTGAGAGTGTTTGGGGACTTGTTGTTTCAACCCCACCTGGAGAAAAAGGGTGGTGACGGTTTGTACAATCCAGTAATGGGTGATATTGCTCAGGGCAATGTGCAGTGGGGTAATGATATTCCATTATATTGGCACCCACAAATGAATAGTGCTAATCTTTACTATTTGCGTGGAGGTTTTGATCCTCATAAGCTTGCAGTTCAGCGCCAGAATTTGAATGAGGAAATGGAGGAGGTTTTGAGCCGTTTGAATTTGAATGATCATCAAGATCAAGAAGTATTCCCTCAAGATAGGACTATTTTCCTAACATTTTCTAGAGGGTTTCCAATTGCAGAAAATAAGCTCAGAGAGTTCTTCACTAG GAGATTTGGGGAGATTATTGATGTAATCTGTATGCAAGAAGCTAAGGAACCTCTGTATGCCCGGCTTGTGCTACAATCTGCTTCCTCCATTCCGGTGGTTCTTGGTGGGAAAAGCATGGTCCAATTCTGCATTGATGGCAGGCATGTTCGGGCGAGGAAATTTGTGCTCAGGCATGCTTGCGCTGG GCAAAGGAGAGACTGA
- the LOC133716832 gene encoding uncharacterized protein LOC133716832 produces the protein MAFFAYPCDNVPPVSKEEFSLFHTIDRKLFTRLVFGLGRDPAESAQVMALWMWLEHNGKEFNFVYKTLMTLPNTLLNAMTEESVLALKCIQSDDFPRPNLDITTDIPLLQAISKSGVTLKFFHDNRIGIMRGVSVLFKDICLKAFQDLLLHPHQERRVDANVYNPTMGAIAPQVWNPAISGASLRNLGGGFDPYDLSVQREILNKEMEEVLSRLTLNDDEDDGRGEDQEVEPHERTIFLTFSKGYPISENEIREFITKKFGDVIEAIYMQEVLSQQPLYARLVVRSASSIPVVLEGQNKAKFTIKGKHVWARKYVHKTQTTSP, from the exons ATGGCCTTCTTTGCCTATCCCTGTGATAATGTCCCCCCCGTCTCAAAAGAAGAGTTCAGCTTGTTTCACACCATCGACCGCAAGCTCTTCACGCGATTGGTCTTCGGCCTCGGCCGTGACCCCGCCGAGTCGGCCCAAGTCATGGCGCTGTGGATGTGGTTGGAGCACAATGGGAAGGAGTTTAACTTTGTTTACAAGACACTGATGACTCTACCCAACACGCTTCTCAATGCCATGACCGAGGAGTCCGTTTTGGCTTTGAAGTGCATTCAGAGCGATGACTTCCCTCGTCCTAACCTTGACATCACTACTGATATTCCTCTGCTCCAAGCAATTAGCAAAAGTGGTGTCACCCTTAAATTCTTCCATGATAATCGAATAGGGATCATGCGAGGCGTCTCTGTGCTGTTCAAAGACATTTGCTTGAAAGCGTTTCAGGACTTGTTGCTTCATCCTCACCAAGAGAGAAGAGTCGATGCTAATGTGTACAATCCAACAATGGGTGCTATTGCTCCACAGGTTTGGAATCCGGCAATCAGTGGTGCAAGTCTTCGGAATTTGGGTGGCGGTTTTGATCCTTATGACCTTTCAGTTCAGCGCGAGATTTTGAACAAGGAAATGGAGGAGGTTTTGAGCCGTTTGACTTTGAATGACGATGAAGATGATGGCCGTGGTGAAGATCAAGAAGTTGAGCCCCATGAGAGGACTATTTTCTTGACATTTTCTAAAGGGTACCCCATTTCTGAAAATGAAATAAGAGAATTTATCACTAA AAAATTTGGGGATGTTATTGAAGCGATCTATAtgcaagaagtcctttctcaGCAACCATTGTATGCCCGGCTTGTGGTTCGTTCTGCTTCCTCCATTCCGGTGGTTCTTGAGGGCCAAAACAAGGCCAAATTCACCATTAAAGGCAAGCATGTTTGGGCGAGGAAATATGTGCACAAGACTCAAACAACTTCACCATAA